The proteins below are encoded in one region of Fibrella aestuarina BUZ 2:
- a CDS encoding bestrophin family protein, which translates to MHAGRSYRFSEFLRWTRRTIYWLLGIGILPTLLYQVAGLKWLAIPWTVVALLGTATAFIVGFKNTQTYNRTWEARQIWGAILNSSRFWGTMCRDFLHDPDASKELIYRHFAWLTALRYQMRDSRIWETTSKTYNAEYQQFYSVPERETPLQTELSNYLPPDELAYILTTKNRAAQLMSLQSKTTKQLFDDARIDSYQFVEMQRMIKDFFDQQGRSERIKNFPYPRQFATINALFIKLFCVLLPFGMLREFDKLNDGMTGIMQGHMVWLVIPFSVLISWVYTSLEQVGESTENPFEGSANDVPISQLSRTIEIDLREMLGETDLPPALQPKNDIIL; encoded by the coding sequence ATGCATGCAGGACGATCGTACCGCTTTTCGGAGTTTCTACGCTGGACCCGCCGCACCATCTATTGGTTATTAGGAATCGGAATACTACCTACTTTATTGTATCAGGTAGCGGGGCTGAAGTGGCTGGCCATTCCCTGGACGGTGGTTGCCCTCTTGGGTACAGCTACGGCCTTTATCGTTGGTTTTAAAAATACCCAAACCTACAATCGAACCTGGGAAGCCCGACAGATTTGGGGTGCCATCCTGAACAGCAGCCGGTTTTGGGGCACCATGTGCCGTGATTTTCTGCACGACCCCGACGCCTCTAAAGAGCTGATTTACCGTCATTTTGCCTGGCTCACCGCCCTTCGCTATCAGATGCGGGACAGCCGTATCTGGGAAACCACCAGCAAGACATACAATGCTGAATATCAACAGTTCTATTCAGTTCCGGAAAGAGAAACACCGCTGCAAACGGAACTGTCCAACTACCTGCCACCCGACGAGTTAGCGTATATCCTGACGACCAAGAACCGAGCAGCCCAGCTGATGAGTTTGCAGAGTAAAACCACTAAACAGCTTTTCGACGACGCTCGAATAGACAGCTACCAGTTTGTGGAAATGCAACGGATGATCAAGGATTTTTTCGATCAGCAGGGCCGCAGTGAACGTATCAAAAACTTTCCATATCCACGCCAGTTCGCGACGATCAACGCGCTGTTCATCAAGCTTTTTTGCGTCCTGCTGCCTTTTGGTATGCTGAGGGAGTTTGACAAACTGAACGATGGCATGACGGGTATTATGCAGGGTCACATGGTCTGGCTGGTGATTCCGTTCAGTGTGCTTATTTCGTGGGTATATACCTCGCTGGAACAGGTAGGCGAAAGCACCGAAAACCCGTTTGAAGGTAGCGCCAACGACGTACCTATCTCGCAATTGAGCCGCACCATCGAAATCGACTTGCGCGAGATGCTCGGTGAAACGGATCTGCCTCCCGCTCTGCAACCCAAAAACGATATCATTCTCTAA
- a CDS encoding tetratricopeptide repeat-containing sensor histidine kinase has protein sequence MKFIFTCAASALLLLTMATSTASAQQKQLDSLRRVLTLPIADTTRIHTLYDIANAFYKLGQTDSTGRYLSHLLQRSRQLNYQPGLGDYNRLQGALHMHRGLYREALVYYQAAITNYNKAAMPKATAQVYNNMGWLYKMMGDSQHVLSLTKQGLGYVQQAIAINQRFRPSTPLVDNYINAGILYEDLGQPELGRSYFLKAIAINDQVGAPPADYRVLFNNLGKNYHVTGQYRLAIGYLQQALAINLSMKKLSSLAHNYRNLASAYRGLKQPDSAVYFAEKALAAVRSAKESPLTSSVYGELALSHAAAGHYQKAYEAVAKHKQVEDSLMTLDKTRLIAQLQGQYESQQANTMATIKANLELAKTREIALVEAQKARAIALIQAEKTRRIAQIEATAEVEKTRAVADIQTKYETQKKSHRIAQLDQHNQQRAQQIKYMTAGLGVLLVLVSGLIVQYSTIRQTNRRLSVQNGIITTNSQQLISQADQLRVLMKELHHRVKNNLAIVSSLLKLQLNRLDDEKAIQAVRVGQQRVEAMSLIHQRLYQTDQLTTVNMAEYLDDLANSLIRAYGYQREAFDLQLNVDLPELDVDMAIPLGLIVNELATNSFKYAYQTSRRPLLRIELQQHQQKGQTGITLEVQDNGPGIADWPQLSRRDSFGKRLIMSLSEQLDGKGEWLQQNGTLFRLSIQHTRLAAA, from the coding sequence ATGAAATTCATTTTTACGTGTGCCGCCAGCGCGCTGTTGCTGTTGACTATGGCCACGTCGACCGCGTCCGCGCAGCAGAAACAGCTCGACAGCCTCAGGCGCGTACTGACCCTGCCCATAGCGGATACCACCCGGATTCACACCCTCTACGATATCGCCAACGCCTTTTACAAACTGGGACAGACCGACTCCACCGGGCGTTACCTGAGCCACCTGTTGCAGCGTAGCCGACAGCTTAACTACCAGCCCGGTCTGGGCGACTACAACCGGTTGCAGGGCGCTCTGCATATGCACCGGGGGCTCTACCGGGAGGCGCTCGTCTATTATCAGGCGGCCATAACGAACTACAACAAAGCCGCCATGCCCAAAGCCACCGCGCAGGTATACAACAACATGGGCTGGCTCTACAAAATGATGGGCGACAGCCAGCACGTGCTTAGCCTCACCAAACAAGGGCTGGGCTACGTTCAACAAGCCATCGCCATCAACCAGCGGTTTCGCCCCTCGACCCCACTGGTCGATAACTACATCAACGCGGGTATTCTCTACGAAGACCTAGGGCAGCCCGAACTCGGGCGGAGCTACTTTCTCAAAGCCATCGCCATCAACGATCAGGTGGGGGCTCCGCCGGCCGACTACCGCGTGCTCTTCAACAACCTCGGCAAGAATTACCACGTAACGGGGCAATACCGACTGGCGATTGGCTACCTGCAACAGGCGTTGGCGATCAACCTGTCGATGAAGAAGCTGAGCAGCCTGGCGCACAACTACCGGAATCTGGCGAGTGCCTACCGGGGGCTGAAACAACCCGATTCGGCCGTTTACTTTGCCGAAAAAGCGCTGGCTGCCGTGCGGTCGGCCAAAGAGTCGCCCCTGACCAGCTCGGTATACGGCGAACTGGCGCTGTCGCATGCCGCCGCGGGGCACTACCAGAAAGCCTACGAAGCGGTGGCCAAGCACAAGCAGGTGGAAGACTCGCTGATGACCCTCGACAAGACGCGGCTGATTGCGCAGCTACAGGGCCAGTATGAAAGCCAGCAGGCCAACACCATGGCGACGATCAAAGCCAATCTGGAACTGGCCAAAACGCGGGAAATCGCCCTGGTCGAAGCGCAAAAGGCCCGCGCGATTGCCCTCATTCAGGCGGAAAAGACCCGCCGCATTGCGCAGATCGAAGCCACGGCGGAAGTGGAAAAGACCAGAGCCGTGGCCGATATCCAGACGAAGTACGAAACCCAGAAGAAGAGCCATCGGATTGCCCAGCTCGATCAGCACAACCAGCAACGGGCGCAGCAGATCAAGTACATGACGGCCGGGCTGGGTGTGTTACTGGTGCTGGTGAGTGGGCTGATCGTTCAGTATTCGACCATCCGCCAGACCAACCGCCGCCTATCCGTTCAGAACGGCATCATCACCACCAACAGCCAGCAACTCATCAGCCAGGCCGATCAGCTGCGCGTGCTGATGAAGGAATTGCACCACCGCGTCAAGAATAACCTGGCAATCGTGTCGAGCCTGCTGAAACTGCAACTCAACCGGCTCGATGACGAAAAGGCGATTCAGGCGGTACGGGTGGGGCAGCAGCGCGTCGAAGCCATGTCGCTCATCCACCAGCGCCTGTACCAGACCGATCAGCTGACCACAGTGAACATGGCTGAATACCTCGATGATCTGGCCAATAGCCTGATTCGGGCCTACGGGTATCAGCGCGAAGCCTTCGACCTTCAGCTGAACGTCGATCTGCCCGAACTGGACGTGGATATGGCCATTCCGCTGGGGCTGATCGTGAACGAACTGGCGACCAACTCGTTCAAATACGCATACCAGACTAGTCGGCGGCCCTTGCTGCGCATAGAGCTTCAGCAACACCAGCAAAAAGGGCAGACGGGGATCACCCTGGAAGTGCAGGACAATGGACCCGGCATTGCCGACTGGCCTCAACTCAGCCGGCGCGACTCGTTTGGCAAACGGCTGATCATGTCGCTTAGTGAACAACTCGATGGCAAAGGGGAGTGGCTTCAGCAGAATGGCACCCTTTTCCGACTATCTATTCAACATACCCGGCTGGCAGCGGCCTAA
- a CDS encoding potassium channel family protein, which produces MRSTAIMTVHQLIQPRKYEVLLAALIQHLFVGIFLSNLSIYTRIIWPINMLVLGIASIGIFSEKRRWKNRVRDILFLFVLLLPIGLPFFGYIPAYFFALNGLYVAFFIFIFLEVINFLIRPSYINTDIISAAACGFFLLIEMAVFLLQAFQYVNPGSFRGIDRSSPASTFIDLVYFSCITITSIGFGDITPNTYQTKLITSLFGVVGQFYTVVLVGILISKFTSKTTE; this is translated from the coding sequence ATGCGTTCTACAGCTATCATGACTGTGCATCAACTGATACAGCCCAGAAAATATGAAGTTCTGCTGGCAGCCCTGATTCAACATTTGTTCGTCGGTATTTTTCTGTCCAACTTATCCATTTACACGCGCATCATCTGGCCCATCAATATGTTGGTACTCGGCATTGCCAGTATTGGCATTTTTAGTGAAAAAAGGCGATGGAAAAACCGCGTCAGAGATATATTATTCCTGTTTGTTTTATTGTTACCCATTGGCCTGCCTTTTTTCGGCTACATACCTGCCTACTTTTTCGCGCTAAATGGGCTTTACGTAGCCTTCTTTATCTTCATTTTTCTGGAGGTTATTAACTTCCTGATCAGGCCCAGTTATATCAATACGGATATCATATCGGCGGCCGCCTGTGGCTTTTTTCTGTTGATTGAAATGGCTGTTTTTCTTCTGCAAGCTTTTCAGTACGTCAACCCAGGCTCATTTAGAGGGATTGATCGCAGTAGCCCAGCCAGCACGTTCATTGATCTGGTTTATTTCTCCTGCATAACCATTACCAGTATTGGGTTTGGCGACATTACACCCAATACCTACCAGACCAAATTAATCACCTCGCTTTTTGGTGTAGTCGGGCAGTTTTATACCGTCGTTCTGGTAGGTATTCTGATTAGCAAATTCACCTCAAAAACCACAGAATAA
- a CDS encoding hybrid sensor histidine kinase/response regulator transcription factor, whose translation MSWLFAVLGVWLGLTVARAQSSVGYPPLTVLNVDRGLPQAFVSSVVDDDDGFIWISTLGGLARYDGRQILPLYHQATNPASPLNSTITSLSKGKTNELWLIYESGEGSRINTQVGRMNTQTGQSTYFPQLVRALHGLPPARKIHIDRRGDVWGVLLNHGIFHYNVRSAQFTHMSRAAGGRVGSGRYRAGLVSDTVNVLTEDPQGRIWAITPAGLTSIAADEGPLRSVRFRSPLMPLQALALVGAGMQAYVRPDGTILLNTRTALLFIDPTGNSVRSVPFPSPPMADESMLYRHTDGTLYIIVGGRLYRYTEEKGFTPIWQYVAPIETKLNDFLPTSLSIDRSGVLWLGANTKGLFRIDLAAPPLYAYRYQTMFCTDVVRSALGLSLSELFHWPFESLKMPSSYIFRHTYDRQGRIWMGIDNEVGYYDVAARRFTRLAPLQAARSGYTDGFLKGIAVDSAGTAWVVSNAGTPMQYDQTTRRWTQPFGKLAMQANEVVADASALWVTTVSNGLVRFDKTTRRHWSVRFRAHTADRQEDQLMDIHQDRRHPDWLWIGSYQGLLWFNKRTGGFRRFTTAQGLPNNTIYAILSDSNGYLWLTTNRGLCRFHTTTHEVVTFGRSDGLPGEEFNRFHRLTLPDGRLAFGGVDGWVLFQPDAIRPDTTKPVVALTGLTINNEPVDLRGQPTTDAPLMTTLADLPLTHEQNYLTVGFAALRYHQPDRVTYRYQLAGYDDRWTVSRQPTASYTKLPPGQYTLRINAANGLGQWSGQVRELAITIAPPIWASGWAYGFYVAGTLALLLGLVRFRIRRAQEQQTIALREQQANDLRQLDKAKSRFFANVSHELRTPLSLILGPLDSVLANGQLTRRDDQLVQLARRHARQLLVLVSDLLDLTKLEAGKLALYPQPVPLKALLSTQIAGFETYAQQKEITLTGDLPIPAQLTLDLDERKVSQVLTNLLTNALKFTAAGGTVRVLAQYENGQLRVAVSDTGRGISPNDLPHVFDPYFQSQAADAPTEGGTGIGLALCQELVQLMNGSLWVDSEWGKGSTFTLLIPAAERGPIQPTETDQHHDATSLRDQLPDSWPTEVPESAGQPTDTVLVVEDHPDLRTYLTTVLSASLTVKTATNGQEALTTLGAMDTLPALLISDIMMPTMDGFQLLEALKSHPQYRQIPVIMLTARAELADKLRALRLGVDDYLLKPFEQAELTARVTTLLHNQRERAAAFALAAGEGEATIAQEAPAAGPLYTPDELKWLQQLEERTKARLSDFELTTDELAAELAMSRSTFYRMCKRLTGLTPAQYLAEARFRQARLLLETRQVSTVKQVAHQVGLRQVNHFAQLYNQRFGRAPIDYL comes from the coding sequence TTGAGTTGGCTATTTGCTGTTTTAGGCGTTTGGCTGGGCTTAACGGTGGCCCGGGCGCAGTCGTCGGTGGGCTACCCGCCGCTGACCGTTCTTAACGTAGATCGTGGCTTGCCCCAGGCCTTTGTTTCCAGCGTCGTTGACGATGATGATGGCTTTATCTGGATAAGCACCCTGGGCGGGCTGGCCCGCTACGACGGTCGGCAGATCCTTCCCCTCTATCACCAGGCGACTAACCCGGCTTCGCCGCTCAACAGCACCATCACTAGTCTGTCAAAAGGCAAGACCAACGAACTCTGGCTGATTTATGAAAGCGGGGAGGGAAGCCGGATAAACACGCAGGTGGGCCGGATGAACACGCAGACGGGCCAGAGTACCTATTTCCCCCAGTTGGTGCGGGCGCTTCATGGGTTGCCGCCCGCCCGGAAGATCCACATAGACCGCCGGGGCGACGTGTGGGGCGTGTTGCTCAACCACGGCATTTTTCACTACAATGTTCGGTCGGCGCAATTTACCCACATGAGCCGCGCCGCCGGGGGGCGTGTCGGGTCGGGCCGGTACCGGGCGGGGTTGGTTAGCGATACCGTCAACGTGCTCACCGAAGACCCGCAGGGGCGTATCTGGGCCATTACCCCCGCCGGTCTTACGTCGATCGCCGCCGACGAGGGGCCGTTGCGCTCGGTTCGGTTCCGAAGCCCGTTGATGCCGTTACAGGCGCTGGCGCTCGTTGGGGCCGGTATGCAGGCCTACGTTCGTCCCGACGGCACGATACTGCTCAACACCCGGACGGCGCTGTTATTCATCGATCCAACCGGGAACAGCGTTCGATCGGTGCCGTTTCCGTCGCCACCAATGGCGGATGAATCCATGCTGTACCGGCATACCGATGGCACGCTGTACATCATCGTCGGCGGCCGGCTGTACCGCTACACGGAGGAGAAAGGGTTCACGCCCATCTGGCAGTACGTAGCACCGATCGAAACCAAACTCAACGATTTCCTGCCCACCAGCCTGAGCATCGATCGGTCGGGCGTACTCTGGCTCGGCGCCAATACGAAGGGGCTGTTTCGGATTGATCTGGCTGCCCCGCCGCTGTATGCGTATCGCTACCAAACCATGTTTTGTACCGACGTGGTTCGTTCGGCGCTTGGGCTCTCGCTGAGTGAGTTGTTTCACTGGCCCTTCGAGAGCCTCAAAATGCCCTCATCCTACATCTTTCGCCATACCTACGACCGGCAGGGGCGGATCTGGATGGGGATTGATAACGAGGTGGGGTATTACGATGTCGCGGCCCGCCGGTTTACCCGGCTCGCGCCGCTTCAGGCCGCCCGATCTGGCTACACCGATGGCTTTTTGAAGGGCATCGCCGTTGATTCGGCTGGCACGGCGTGGGTCGTGTCGAACGCGGGTACGCCCATGCAGTACGACCAGACGACGCGCCGCTGGACGCAGCCTTTCGGCAAGCTGGCGATGCAAGCCAACGAGGTGGTAGCCGACGCCAGCGCCTTGTGGGTCACGACCGTCAGCAACGGGCTGGTTCGGTTCGATAAGACCACTCGTCGCCACTGGTCGGTCCGGTTTCGGGCGCATACCGCCGACCGGCAGGAAGACCAGTTGATGGACATCCACCAGGACCGACGCCACCCCGACTGGTTGTGGATCGGCAGCTATCAGGGGCTGTTGTGGTTCAACAAACGAACGGGCGGGTTTCGGCGCTTCACCACCGCGCAGGGTCTGCCTAACAACACCATATACGCCATCCTGTCTGACTCGAACGGGTATCTGTGGCTGACCACCAATCGGGGGCTGTGCCGGTTTCATACCACGACGCACGAGGTGGTCACCTTCGGGCGGTCGGATGGCCTGCCGGGCGAAGAATTTAACCGGTTTCACCGGCTGACCCTGCCTGATGGGCGGCTGGCGTTTGGCGGGGTCGACGGCTGGGTGCTGTTTCAGCCGGACGCCATTCGGCCCGATACGACGAAGCCCGTGGTGGCGCTGACCGGCCTGACGATCAACAACGAACCCGTAGACTTGAGGGGCCAGCCGACAACCGACGCCCCGCTGATGACGACGCTGGCCGATTTGCCACTGACGCACGAACAGAACTACCTGACCGTCGGGTTTGCCGCCCTGCGGTATCATCAGCCCGACCGGGTGACCTACCGGTACCAATTAGCCGGGTATGACGACCGGTGGACCGTGAGCCGCCAGCCAACAGCCAGTTACACCAAACTGCCGCCGGGGCAGTACACCCTGCGTATCAATGCCGCCAACGGGCTCGGGCAGTGGAGTGGGCAGGTGCGGGAACTGGCGATCACGATAGCGCCCCCGATCTGGGCGAGTGGGTGGGCCTACGGCTTCTACGTTGCCGGTACGTTGGCACTGCTACTGGGGCTGGTGCGGTTCCGGATCCGTCGGGCGCAGGAACAACAGACCATTGCGCTACGGGAGCAGCAGGCCAATGACCTACGGCAACTCGACAAGGCGAAGAGCCGGTTCTTTGCCAACGTGTCGCATGAATTGCGGACGCCCCTCAGCCTGATACTGGGGCCGCTGGACAGCGTGCTGGCCAACGGGCAACTGACCCGCCGCGACGACCAACTGGTACAGCTGGCCCGTCGCCATGCGCGGCAACTGCTGGTGCTGGTGAGCGACCTGCTGGACCTGACCAAGCTGGAAGCAGGCAAACTGGCGCTGTACCCGCAACCCGTTCCGCTGAAGGCCCTGCTGAGCACCCAGATCGCTGGCTTTGAGACCTACGCCCAGCAAAAGGAAATTACGCTGACGGGCGACCTGCCCATACCAGCCCAACTCACCCTGGACCTGGACGAACGGAAAGTGAGTCAGGTACTGACCAACCTGCTGACCAACGCCCTTAAGTTTACGGCCGCTGGTGGTACCGTGCGGGTGCTGGCTCAGTATGAAAACGGCCAACTGCGGGTGGCCGTGTCGGACACGGGCCGGGGTATCAGCCCCAACGACCTGCCCCACGTGTTCGACCCGTATTTTCAGTCGCAGGCGGCCGACGCCCCCACCGAAGGCGGAACGGGCATTGGGCTGGCGCTGTGCCAGGAACTGGTGCAGTTGATGAACGGCAGCCTGTGGGTTGATAGTGAATGGGGGAAAGGAAGCACATTTACGCTGCTTATCCCCGCCGCCGAACGCGGGCCCATTCAGCCGACCGAGACCGACCAACATCACGACGCCACGTCACTAAGGGACCAACTCCCGGACAGTTGGCCGACCGAGGTACCAGAATCAGCGGGTCAGCCCACCGACACCGTGCTGGTTGTCGAAGACCACCCCGATCTGCGAACGTACCTGACCACGGTCCTCTCGGCATCGCTGACGGTGAAAACGGCGACCAACGGCCAGGAAGCGCTGACGACACTGGGGGCGATGGACACGCTACCGGCCCTGCTCATTTCCGATATCATGATGCCGACGATGGATGGCTTTCAACTGTTGGAAGCCCTGAAAAGCCACCCTCAGTATCGCCAGATTCCCGTGATTATGCTCACGGCCCGCGCTGAGCTGGCCGACAAACTGCGGGCGCTGCGGCTGGGCGTCGACGACTACCTGCTGAAGCCGTTTGAGCAGGCTGAACTCACGGCGCGTGTCACAACCCTGCTGCACAATCAGCGCGAGCGAGCGGCCGCCTTCGCTTTGGCCGCTGGTGAGGGGGAAGCGACCATAGCGCAGGAGGCCCCCGCCGCCGGGCCACTCTACACGCCGGACGAACTGAAATGGCTCCAGCAACTGGAGGAGCGAACGAAGGCCCGGTTGAGTGATTTTGAGTTGACCACCGACGAACTGGCCGCGGAACTGGCGATGAGCCGGTCTACTTTTTACCGGATGTGCAAACGCCTCACGGGCCTGACGCCCGCCCAGTACCTGGCCGAGGCCCGGTTCCGGCAGGCCCGGCTGCTGCTCGAAACGCGTCAGGTGTCGACCGTCAAGCAGGTCGCGCATCAGGTGGGCCTCCGGCAGGTGAACCACTTTGCCCAGCTCTATAACCAGCGGTTCGGCCGCGCCCCCATCGATTACCTGTAA
- a CDS encoding alkaline phosphatase: MIRFPITVRRSWLIALTGLIGYSAGLAQPVGRYTTAQAHSHNDYEQNIPFWTAYYARFGSIEADVHAQQGKLYVAHDASAIDSSRTLDNLYIQPILQKIREHKGQIYEGGEPLQLLIDLKTPAAQTLPLLVNALAAHPAVFGPNGPVQVVVSGNVPAPEQLGQYPDWLRFDGRPGVAYTPEQLRHIGLISQSFLAFSRWNGKGLVVKKEAEALRAFVAQGHRLGKRVRLWATPDNINTWKALINLGVDYINTDQIGPLAAFLNTRSTADYVQPAPHPLYQPTYRNNDARSRVRNVILLIGDGMGLAQIYAGLTANRGQLNLSRMLNIGFSKTSAADTYITDSAAGATAMATGQKTNNRAIGVDTLNRPLRAIPALVKPWGMKSGLISMGSVTDATPAAFFAHQPDRAFEREIAADFLANNTDILIGGGLRHFQEQHLLDSLQRRGYRIGTQYSQLAQLKAPFVLLDDKAVVSVEAGRPQVLTGSLQKTLAELSPNPAGFFIMAEGAQIDYGGHANKLGYVVRELLDFDEAIGAAMRFADADGQTLVVVTADHETGGLTLLDGNLQKGYVDGQFSTNDHTGVMVPVFAYGPHSLDFRGVYENTDIFARIMAILNQYKIKPAQK, translated from the coding sequence ATGATCCGCTTCCCGATTACGGTCCGCCGGAGCTGGCTGATCGCCCTCACCGGGCTGATCGGCTACTCGGCTGGGCTGGCGCAGCCCGTTGGCCGCTACACCACCGCCCAAGCCCATTCGCACAACGATTACGAGCAAAACATCCCCTTCTGGACGGCTTATTACGCCCGGTTTGGCTCCATCGAAGCCGATGTGCACGCCCAGCAGGGAAAGCTCTACGTCGCCCACGATGCCTCGGCCATCGACAGCAGCCGCACCCTCGACAACCTGTATATTCAGCCCATTCTCCAGAAAATCAGGGAGCACAAGGGGCAAATCTACGAAGGGGGCGAACCGCTGCAACTGCTAATCGACCTGAAAACCCCGGCGGCTCAGACACTGCCCCTGTTGGTCAACGCGCTGGCGGCACACCCGGCGGTGTTCGGCCCCAACGGGCCCGTGCAGGTGGTGGTCAGCGGCAACGTACCTGCGCCCGAGCAGTTGGGCCAATACCCCGACTGGCTGCGCTTCGACGGCCGGCCGGGCGTCGCCTACACGCCCGAGCAACTCCGGCACATCGGCCTCATCAGCCAGTCGTTTCTGGCCTTCAGCCGCTGGAACGGGAAAGGCCTCGTCGTTAAAAAAGAAGCCGAGGCGCTGCGGGCGTTCGTCGCGCAGGGGCATCGGTTGGGCAAAAGGGTTCGGCTTTGGGCTACGCCCGACAACATTAATACCTGGAAAGCGCTCATCAACCTGGGTGTCGATTACATCAATACCGACCAGATTGGGCCACTCGCGGCCTTCCTCAATACCCGGTCGACGGCGGACTATGTACAGCCGGCCCCGCACCCGCTCTACCAGCCGACGTACCGCAACAACGACGCCCGCAGCCGGGTCCGCAACGTGATTCTGCTGATTGGCGACGGCATGGGGCTGGCCCAGATTTACGCGGGCCTCACCGCCAACCGGGGTCAGCTCAACCTGAGCCGGATGCTCAACATCGGTTTCTCGAAAACCAGCGCGGCCGACACTTACATCACCGATTCGGCGGCAGGTGCAACGGCCATGGCGACGGGGCAAAAAACCAATAACCGCGCCATCGGTGTCGACACGCTGAACCGCCCGCTGCGGGCCATACCGGCGCTGGTGAAGCCGTGGGGCATGAAAAGCGGGCTGATCTCGATGGGTAGCGTGACCGATGCCACCCCGGCGGCGTTCTTCGCACACCAGCCCGACCGCGCCTTCGAGCGGGAAATCGCCGCCGATTTTCTGGCCAACAACACCGACATACTCATTGGGGGTGGGTTACGTCATTTTCAGGAGCAGCACCTGCTCGATTCGCTGCAACGGCGGGGCTACCGCATCGGCACCCAGTATAGTCAGCTGGCGCAGTTGAAAGCGCCCTTCGTGCTACTCGACGATAAAGCCGTAGTATCGGTCGAGGCTGGCCGGCCGCAGGTGCTGACTGGCAGCCTGCAAAAAACGCTGGCCGAATTAAGCCCCAACCCGGCCGGTTTTTTTATCATGGCCGAAGGCGCCCAGATCGACTATGGCGGTCACGCCAACAAGCTCGGGTACGTGGTGCGCGAACTGCTCGATTTTGACGAAGCCATTGGCGCGGCAATGCGCTTCGCCGACGCCGACGGGCAAACGCTGGTGGTCGTGACGGCCGACCACGAAACCGGCGGCCTGACCTTGCTGGATGGCAACCTGCAAAAGGGCTACGTCGACGGGCAATTCAGCACCAACGACCATACCGGCGTGATGGTGCCCGTTTTTGCCTACGGCCCGCACTCGCTGGATTTTCGGGGTGTCTACGAAAACACCGACATCTTTGCCCGGATCATGGCCATTCTCAACCAATACAAGATAAAGCCCGCTCAGAAATAG
- a CDS encoding purple acid phosphatase family protein yields MRSLRPPLQLLLLFLVFVSRQAQAQRPADYSAQLAAGYELGVIPKLQTLDKALHFAVVGDWGRQGEFHQRDVALQMAKAMAGLGGSFIISTGDNFYPSGVRSTQDPLWQGSFEQIYHYAWLQRDWYAILGNHDYAGNVEAQIDYSKISRRWHMPARYYSLKKKLAGNGCVQFVFLDTNGLEPDYYTNDELAPALSQQDTTAQLRWLRETLSDPDPTIRWRIVVGHHPVYTAGKRTAITGPVRRSLEPILNQYNVDLYICGHDHDLQYNKPAGPTHHFLSGAGSELSNVPHKTPENVFYRGVNGFMTFSVQPTQFLVQIIDGKGAILFSRLIPKS; encoded by the coding sequence ATGCGTTCACTTCGACCACCGCTCCAACTCCTGCTTCTTTTTCTGGTCTTCGTAAGTCGTCAGGCGCAGGCACAGCGGCCAGCCGATTACAGTGCCCAGCTTGCCGCCGGTTACGAACTCGGGGTGATCCCCAAGCTGCAAACGCTCGACAAGGCGTTGCACTTTGCCGTGGTTGGCGATTGGGGACGGCAGGGCGAGTTTCATCAGCGCGACGTGGCCCTGCAAATGGCCAAAGCCATGGCCGGACTGGGTGGTAGCTTCATCATCTCGACAGGCGACAATTTCTACCCCAGTGGCGTGAGGAGCACGCAGGACCCGCTCTGGCAGGGCAGTTTCGAGCAGATTTACCACTACGCCTGGCTCCAGCGCGACTGGTACGCCATTCTGGGCAACCACGATTATGCCGGGAACGTCGAGGCGCAGATTGATTATTCGAAGATCAGCCGCCGCTGGCACATGCCCGCGCGCTATTACTCGCTCAAAAAGAAACTGGCGGGCAACGGCTGCGTGCAGTTTGTGTTTCTGGATACCAACGGCCTGGAACCGGATTACTATACCAACGACGAACTGGCCCCGGCCCTGAGCCAGCAGGACACGACGGCACAATTACGCTGGCTGCGCGAAACCCTCAGCGACCCCGACCCTACGATCCGCTGGCGCATTGTGGTGGGGCACCATCCCGTCTACACGGCGGGGAAGCGAACCGCCATCACCGGCCCCGTTCGGCGCAGCCTGGAACCGATCCTCAACCAATACAACGTCGACCTGTACATCTGCGGGCACGACCACGATTTACAATACAACAAGCCCGCTGGACCGACGCACCATTTTCTGTCGGGGGCGGGTTCCGAGCTGAGCAACGTACCCCACAAGACGCCCGAGAATGTCTTTTATCGGGGGGTCAATGGCTTCATGACGTTTTCTGTGCAGCCCACCCAATTTCTGGTGCAGATCATCGACGGAAAAGGAGCCATTCTGTTTTCACGCCTCATTCCCAAGTCATGA